In a single window of the Notamacropus eugenii isolate mMacEug1 chromosome 4, mMacEug1.pri_v2, whole genome shotgun sequence genome:
- the PALM3 gene encoding paralemmin-3 isoform X1, with the protein MALQSQGLPPSGWTPANPMPMVESALYRQRLEVIAEKRRLQEQICGARRELEEEKLRVQRLKRKSLRERWLMDGTAEGPEPEADPHSPQGQAQARIQHLEDSLFTLQSQLQLLQSASTGAQHKTSAWPTWRRQVSRSLSQTAMEPGPEGKEDLEKRASLPVMPAVSMPDPSTSRIPKELEGEAATSPQAPKEEEVSTADTIEANGPCSAPIPVEVELTQNQVDPAEDRGPGTGDGVDSSKETVQRPSIVKVEWDGLRFLEESAREAPTCTEKGKGKEQEVEEIVLEVIGDHQVTGHPELPEWMTKDRRVQEVEETVREAMKSRSMMEAPDLPEWVTKDRGIVEVVWEGLGGTDGSDVGDLEEMAREDAATGSPASSGLESKGKGPGGSPELGDQGEGSFIWVERVLITEDWEEVLVEESEGTAKESKDSEAGESLQLREEEEGEKEQLGAEKEGEEKHLETEKLGSEGETEEVFQKDEEREVHTGAEEVKGDEEQLGEEKEREGKEQEGAEEKAGGEKQLEAKEEAEGEKQLEAEEKEEREDLGSKEEEEKGREGRVAKEMTTEKGPDYEEKEEPEQEMKQDTQSEAGPGLQAEEPQAPAPSLEQLPAPEAGPPERQPLLQPAMRTMNPASRPVPTYAPAQRAEPPPDSEQASGSKQTCQCCVVM; encoded by the exons ATGGCCCTACAGAGCCAGGGTTTGCCCCCCAGCGGGTGGACCCCAGCAAATCCAAT GCCCATGGTCGAGAGCGCCCTCTACCGTCAGCGGCTGGAGGTCATTGCT GAGAAGCGACGACTTCAGGAGCAGATCTGCGGAGCTCGGAGGgagctagaggaggaaaaattgagagtGCAGCGACTAAAG AGGAAGTCCCTGCGGGAGAGATGGCTGATGGATGGGACAGCTGAGGGACCTGAGCCAGAGGCGGATCCCCATTCCCCCCAGGGCCAGGCCCAGGCCAGAATTCAACACTTGGAAGACAGTCTGTTCAC ACTGCAGTCACAACTCCAGTTATTGCAGAGCGCATCGACAGGTGCCCAGCACAAGACTTCCGCCTGGCCCACCTGGCGCCGACAG GTATCCCGATCTCTCTCTCAGACTGCCATGGAGCCAGGCCCTGAAG GCAAGGAAGATCTTGAGAAACGAGCCTCCCTACCTGTTATGCCAGCTGTTTCCATGCCGGATCCCTCTACCTCAAGGATCCCCAAGGAATTGGAAGGAGAGGCAGCCACAAGTCCCCAAGCGCCAAAGGAAGAGGAGGTATCCACAGCAGATACTATCGAGGCCAATGGTCCCTGCTCAGCACCCATCCCTGTGGAGGTGGAGCTGACACAGAATCAGGTGGACCCAGCAGAAGACAGAGGTCCAGGAACTGGGGATGGGGTGGACAGCTCCAAGGAAACAGTCCAGAGACCAAGCATAGTAAAGGTGGAGTGGGATGGGCTGAGGTTCCTAGAGGAAAGTGCCAGGGAGGCCCCCACATgtacagaaaagggaaagggaaaagaacaagAGGTTGAAGAGATAGTCTTAGAGGTGATAGGGGATCACCAGGTAACAGGACACCCAGAGCTTCCTGAATGGATGACCAAGGACAGGAGAGTCCAGGAGGTGGAGGAAACGGTTCGAGAGGCAATGAAGAGCCGGTCAATGATGGAAGCCCCAGACCTTCCTGAGTGGGTGACCAAAGACAGGGGCATTGTCGAGGTTGTATGGGAGGGACTGGGGGGAACTGATGGCAGTGATGTGGGGGACTTAGAGGAGATGGCTAGAGAGGACGCAGCAACAGGTAGCCCTGCTAGCTCAGGGCTGGAGTCCAAAGGGAAGGGCCCTGGGGGGAGTCCTGAATTAGGAGACCAAGGAGAAGGCTCCTTCATCTGGGTGGAGAGAGTACTCATCACTGAAGACTGGGAGGAAGTACTAGTTGAGGAATCAGAAGGAACTGCCAAGGAATCAAAAGACAGTGAGGCAGGGGAAAGTTTGCAgctgagggaagaggaggaaggggagaaagaacagCTAGGagcagagaaagaaggggaagaaaagcatTTGGAGACAGAGAAGCTAGGGTCAGAAGGTGAGACAGAGGAAGTCTTTCAgaaggatgaagagagagaggtaCATACAGGAGCAGAAGAAGTAAAGGGAGATGAGGAACAgctgggggaagaaaaggaaagggagggaaaagaacaggagggggcagaggagaaaGCAGGGGGagagaaacagctggaggcaaaggaggaagcagagggagagaaacagctggaggcagaggagaaggaagagagagaagacctggggtcaaaagaggaggaggaaaaggggagggaaggaagggtagCAAAGGAAATGACCACAGAGAAGGGGCCAGActatgaggagaaagaggagccGGAACAGGAGATGAAGCAAGATACCCAGAGTGAGGCGGGCCCAGGACTGCAGGCTGAAGAGCCCCAGGCTCCAGCCCCCTCCCTGGAGCAGCTCCCAGCCCCTGAAGCAGGGCCCCCAGAACGCCAGCCCCTGCTGCAACCAGCCATGCGCACTATGAACCCTGCTAGCCGCCCCGTGCCCACCTATGCACCTGCCCAACGGGCTGAGCCCCCACCTGACAGTGAGCAGGCAAGCGGCTCCAAGCAGACATGCCAGTGTTGCGTCGTGATGTGA
- the PALM3 gene encoding paralemmin-3 isoform X2, protein MDGTAEGPEPEADPHSPQGQAQARIQHLEDSLFTLQSQLQLLQSASTGAQHKTSAWPTWRRQVSRSLSQTAMEPGPEGKEDLEKRASLPVMPAVSMPDPSTSRIPKELEGEAATSPQAPKEEEVSTADTIEANGPCSAPIPVEVELTQNQVDPAEDRGPGTGDGVDSSKETVQRPSIVKVEWDGLRFLEESAREAPTCTEKGKGKEQEVEEIVLEVIGDHQVTGHPELPEWMTKDRRVQEVEETVREAMKSRSMMEAPDLPEWVTKDRGIVEVVWEGLGGTDGSDVGDLEEMAREDAATGSPASSGLESKGKGPGGSPELGDQGEGSFIWVERVLITEDWEEVLVEESEGTAKESKDSEAGESLQLREEEEGEKEQLGAEKEGEEKHLETEKLGSEGETEEVFQKDEEREVHTGAEEVKGDEEQLGEEKEREGKEQEGAEEKAGGEKQLEAKEEAEGEKQLEAEEKEEREDLGSKEEEEKGREGRVAKEMTTEKGPDYEEKEEPEQEMKQDTQSEAGPGLQAEEPQAPAPSLEQLPAPEAGPPERQPLLQPAMRTMNPASRPVPTYAPAQRAEPPPDSEQASGSKQTCQCCVVM, encoded by the exons ATGGATGGGACAGCTGAGGGACCTGAGCCAGAGGCGGATCCCCATTCCCCCCAGGGCCAGGCCCAGGCCAGAATTCAACACTTGGAAGACAGTCTGTTCAC ACTGCAGTCACAACTCCAGTTATTGCAGAGCGCATCGACAGGTGCCCAGCACAAGACTTCCGCCTGGCCCACCTGGCGCCGACAG GTATCCCGATCTCTCTCTCAGACTGCCATGGAGCCAGGCCCTGAAG GCAAGGAAGATCTTGAGAAACGAGCCTCCCTACCTGTTATGCCAGCTGTTTCCATGCCGGATCCCTCTACCTCAAGGATCCCCAAGGAATTGGAAGGAGAGGCAGCCACAAGTCCCCAAGCGCCAAAGGAAGAGGAGGTATCCACAGCAGATACTATCGAGGCCAATGGTCCCTGCTCAGCACCCATCCCTGTGGAGGTGGAGCTGACACAGAATCAGGTGGACCCAGCAGAAGACAGAGGTCCAGGAACTGGGGATGGGGTGGACAGCTCCAAGGAAACAGTCCAGAGACCAAGCATAGTAAAGGTGGAGTGGGATGGGCTGAGGTTCCTAGAGGAAAGTGCCAGGGAGGCCCCCACATgtacagaaaagggaaagggaaaagaacaagAGGTTGAAGAGATAGTCTTAGAGGTGATAGGGGATCACCAGGTAACAGGACACCCAGAGCTTCCTGAATGGATGACCAAGGACAGGAGAGTCCAGGAGGTGGAGGAAACGGTTCGAGAGGCAATGAAGAGCCGGTCAATGATGGAAGCCCCAGACCTTCCTGAGTGGGTGACCAAAGACAGGGGCATTGTCGAGGTTGTATGGGAGGGACTGGGGGGAACTGATGGCAGTGATGTGGGGGACTTAGAGGAGATGGCTAGAGAGGACGCAGCAACAGGTAGCCCTGCTAGCTCAGGGCTGGAGTCCAAAGGGAAGGGCCCTGGGGGGAGTCCTGAATTAGGAGACCAAGGAGAAGGCTCCTTCATCTGGGTGGAGAGAGTACTCATCACTGAAGACTGGGAGGAAGTACTAGTTGAGGAATCAGAAGGAACTGCCAAGGAATCAAAAGACAGTGAGGCAGGGGAAAGTTTGCAgctgagggaagaggaggaaggggagaaagaacagCTAGGagcagagaaagaaggggaagaaaagcatTTGGAGACAGAGAAGCTAGGGTCAGAAGGTGAGACAGAGGAAGTCTTTCAgaaggatgaagagagagaggtaCATACAGGAGCAGAAGAAGTAAAGGGAGATGAGGAACAgctgggggaagaaaaggaaagggagggaaaagaacaggagggggcagaggagaaaGCAGGGGGagagaaacagctggaggcaaaggaggaagcagagggagagaaacagctggaggcagaggagaaggaagagagagaagacctggggtcaaaagaggaggaggaaaaggggagggaaggaagggtagCAAAGGAAATGACCACAGAGAAGGGGCCAGActatgaggagaaagaggagccGGAACAGGAGATGAAGCAAGATACCCAGAGTGAGGCGGGCCCAGGACTGCAGGCTGAAGAGCCCCAGGCTCCAGCCCCCTCCCTGGAGCAGCTCCCAGCCCCTGAAGCAGGGCCCCCAGAACGCCAGCCCCTGCTGCAACCAGCCATGCGCACTATGAACCCTGCTAGCCGCCCCGTGCCCACCTATGCACCTGCCCAACGGGCTGAGCCCCCACCTGACAGTGAGCAGGCAAGCGGCTCCAAGCAGACATGCCAGTGTTGCGTCGTGATGTGA